GCACTCGCTTCTCCCGGTCGTTGTAATCCATCTCGGGGTGCCACTGCTTCAGCGGCACCTCGAGGTTCGCCTGGACGGTCCGGTTCGGGTTGAGCGAACTCCCGGGGTCCTGGTGGATGATCTGTAGGGACTGTCGAATCGTCTCGAACGGGATCGAGACGTCGCCGTCGCCGTCTTTCGCCGCCCAGACGTCCTGGCCCTTGTACTCGATCGACCCGCCCGACGGCCGCTGGGCGGCGACGACGGTTTTGCCGAGCGTCGTCTTCCCGCAACCCGACTCACCGACCAGCGCGACCACGTCGTTCTCGTAGATGTCGAGGTCGACGCCGTCGACGGCCCGCACCGGGCTCGGATCGCTGAACAGTCCCTCGAGGAGCCCGACCTGCTGTTCGAAGTGGACCTCGACGTCGGACAGCGAGAGAATCGGTTCGGCCGACTGCGCCCCGTCGACGGTCGCCGAGGCGACCGAGCCGTCACCGGTCGACAGGGGGATCTCGTCGGCCGCGTCCTCCCAGTAGAAACAGGCGGTCCGGTGGCCGTCGTTCGAATCGACGCCGTGAAACGGCGGCTCCTCGTGGGTACACCTGTCGTCCGCGAGCGAACACCGGGGGTGGTACGTACAGCCGGTCGGCAGGGAGACGGGGTCGGGACTCGAGCCCTCGATCGGCGTGATGTCCTCGAGCGGCGTGTCGAGCGTCGGAATCGCCTTCAGCAGCGATCTCGTGTACGGGTGTGAGGGGGTGGCGAACACGTCTTCCGCGTCGCCGACCTCGACGAAGTCGAACGCGTACAGCACGGCCAGCCGGTCGGCCAGCCCCGTGACCAGCGGGAGGTCGTGCGTGATGAAGACGATGGTGAGATCGTACTCGTCTTTGACCGCCTCGAGCAGGCTCAGGATCGACCGCTGCATCAGCAGGTCGAGAGCCGCCGTCGGCTCGTCCATCACCAGCACGTCCGGCTCGAGGACGAGACTCAGCGCGATCAGCGCCCGCTGGGACATCCCGCCGGAGAGTTCGTGGGGGTACGACGAGAGGACGCGGTCGGGATCGAGGTAGAGGTCGGCCAGCAGCTCTCTGGCGTGTTCGATTCCCGGCTCGACCGGGTACTCGTGGGCCCGCAGCGTCTCCTCGAAGTGGCCGCGGATGTCGAGGGTCGGGTTGAACGAGTTCATCGCCCCCTGGAACACCATCGAGACGTTCTCCCAGCGAAACCGCCGCAGCCGCTCGGCCTCGAGGTTCAGCACGTCAACCGGTTCGCCCGATTCGGGGTAGTAGGTGATGGTGCCGTCGACCTGCCCCGGATCGACGACCGAATCGAGCAGCGCGTCGGCGAACATCGACTTTCCGGAGCCCGACTCCCCGACGATACCGAGGATCTCGTTCCGGCGGATGTCCATGCTCACCGAATCGAGGACGCGAGACTCCCCGCGCTCCATGTCGAAGCGGACCGTCACGTCCTCCACGCTCACGATCACGTCGTCACCGCGGCTGTCGGCTCGTGCCTGTTCGCTCGTTGCCATCACGCCCACCGCCGATCGGTCCGGCCGGGATTCAGTCGTGACCGCGCCTCGCCGGCGGCCCGCCTGCGTACCGAAGTCATGCGACGACGTGGGTGAGCCAGTTACTTGAAATTTGTGTCGCGCGAACGAGTTCCCCGCCGGTCCCGCAACCGTTATACGGGTCGGTCAGAATTGATGAGCCGATGACCGAAACCGCGTGGGACCGGCTCTGTGAGTACGAGTTCGCCTTCCGCATCCTGAGCGTGCTCGTGTTCGCACTCGGGGTGCTCACGCTGTTTTCGTTCCCCTACATCGAACGGGGGACCGCGGAGTACACGGTGGCGACGTACAACCTGCTCGTGATTACGGCGTTCATCCTCGTGATCCTGGCGGTGCGAGCGAACTGCAGGTGACGATTCGAGGAGGGGACGGCCTCAGCGGGCCGTGTTTTCTGCGGGAGCGTTCGGCTCGTGGTCGACGGGGCCACCGCCGCCTTTCGTCGTTTTCTGGTGGCGAGCGCGGATCCGCGGGTTGAACAGCTTGTCGGCAGCCTGCGAAACCAGAATCAGGCCGAGCGAGAGCAACACCACGGCGAGCATCGGTGCGAGCAGCCAGTGGGCGGCCCCCCAGGAGTAGAGCGCGCCGCCACTCGAGTACGCCGTGTCCATTGTCACGCCCCAG
The sequence above is drawn from the Natrononativus amylolyticus genome and encodes:
- a CDS encoding ABC transporter ATP-binding protein codes for the protein MATSEQARADSRGDDVIVSVEDVTVRFDMERGESRVLDSVSMDIRRNEILGIVGESGSGKSMFADALLDSVVDPGQVDGTITYYPESGEPVDVLNLEAERLRRFRWENVSMVFQGAMNSFNPTLDIRGHFEETLRAHEYPVEPGIEHARELLADLYLDPDRVLSSYPHELSGGMSQRALIALSLVLEPDVLVMDEPTAALDLLMQRSILSLLEAVKDEYDLTIVFITHDLPLVTGLADRLAVLYAFDFVEVGDAEDVFATPSHPYTRSLLKAIPTLDTPLEDITPIEGSSPDPVSLPTGCTYHPRCSLADDRCTHEEPPFHGVDSNDGHRTACFYWEDAADEIPLSTGDGSVASATVDGAQSAEPILSLSDVEVHFEQQVGLLEGLFSDPSPVRAVDGVDLDIYENDVVALVGESGCGKTTLGKTVVAAQRPSGGSIEYKGQDVWAAKDGDGDVSIPFETIRQSLQIIHQDPGSSLNPNRTVQANLEVPLKQWHPEMDYNDREKRVLAMLEHVGMSPPEDYALRYPHQLSGGEQQRIALIRALSMNPGVIFADEAVSALDVSLRVEMMDLMLELQDVFDTSFLFTSHNLSNARYLSASVGGRIAVMYLGEIVEIGPGEEVISNPKHPYTKILKWSTEDVDTTEDVDESPLREIDIPDPIDPPSGCSFHTRCPEAREACTRADPTLTHDADLEHHAACFREYPSGHAYWESAPLEGSGRSEPSRD